The Oreochromis niloticus isolate F11D_XX linkage group LG18, O_niloticus_UMD_NMBU, whole genome shotgun sequence DNA window TCACACACTGCAATATAAACTGCAGtggaacaaacaaataaaatacactgaaCATCCTTTatgaaagaaacagaaataatGTCCCAAAAGTCAAGACAACGCACCACCGACACACAGCTGAGACGCTGATGAGGGTGACAAGAGACTGAGCTGAGAAAACTAAATGagcctataaaaagcaaaaacatttaCTGTGTCCAGCTTCAAGCACAGGCTATGACAGGATTATCATCAATGACACCAGTTACACCAAAAACCTGACAGCTGATCATCTGCAGCAGATGATCAGCTGTCAGGTTTTTGGAAATCACCttattggtgcaaaaatactgttttatgTCCGGTATTTATAGATTCAGCTACAGAAATGAGAACTAAtaatatgtttttgtgacaaAGTAACAAGGTGCCTAAAGATtgtctatatacatatatatatatatattactaaGTTTGATTTCTCTCCCCGTGAGTCCATGTGGACTAACGTGAGCGGGAAAGGTGACGGTGTGGAGCTTCTCCTCACCTGGTTGGTGGGATCCCAGGGAACAGACAGAGGCACCTCACCCTGCGTGCGGGAAATGATGTACTTCCTAAAACACAGTTACACGAATGCTGCATCAGAATGATGGCACTGTGAGTCTGTGCACAAACCTgcacaacaacagctgatctAAATGCAAAGACGGTACATTAGGTGCTGTTTAGAGCAGACGACACATACCTGTCCAGCCTGATCTTTTTCCTGGCTGTTGCCTCCTGAAACCTCCTTCGTCCTTCCTGTAAGtgagacagacacacaggcagAGGGCACCAGTTTGTAACACAGCAGACAGATTATTCTTCCCAGCACCAGTTTATGACCAGTACACTGATCTGTGGTACAAACTGAGTGGAGTGCATCTTTACTCGGTGATGGCTGCCTGTGTTTGTTTATGCTGATAACGATCTTATCTTACCCTACAGTGGAGCGCCCTTCAGCCTGTAACGATGCTGCAATCGACACCAAGGCCGCTCCATCAGACGGATTTATGACTGATAACATTATTTAAAGTTTACAGCTCTGATCTTTGCTCAGCCTTCACCACGGCTCATTTCCAAAACAAACTCTAATCAATGGTTAATCGAGTGTTTCTGGAACTTCTGTTTATGAtactttcatgttttattcTACAGGATAATCTCCACAAACTgatttcaccacttttcagatGAAGTGTAAATGAAGCTGACACAAACACTGAATCTACTGCTCCACAGTCACATGACTTTTTAACGGCACCACCAGCACACACTCGCTTTCCTCTGACCATGCTTTTCTTTGCTCCTTTACATGTGTATAATATGTAATACTCAGAGTACTCCTGTAATACTgtatttacatgtttttaacattttattattattattattaactccATTAGAGTTCACAGTGATAGGCTGGGGCACGTGGACGTGCTCAGCCCTGTGAGCCACAGACGCTGTGACACTTCCACCAgaaacaaaggaaagaaaaagaaaacgcaAACAAAGGTCATGTTTCCTGCTTCGcagtcatccatccatcagcaCCACGGGCGGTGTAAAAGACTGACCCAGCTACACTGATGCCACCCACTGGTTTCTCTGAGCTCACCTTGGATGGCTGCAGAAAATCAGGTGTTACAGGAAAGGTGAGTCTGGCTGTGAAATCAAATGTTCATAGGCTGATGTCTTGTGACTGACATCTTGTTAGCCAATCAGAGTGCGCTTTCATACCACAAATTCTGAAGCAAAACagatgtcatgtctttcattcaGTATTAGCCAATCACAGACAGCCGTGTCACATCCAGACACTTTATGGATGTAGCATGCTAACAAGCTGTTTGTGACTGTTAGCTTAACTCACCAGGGGTTCAGGTCGTATCCGTGGTAATGTGCGTGGCTTCCCGCCATCATCGAGCACCTCAAAGGTCATGAAGGCAGAGTTTATGTGTCGGTTAGGCCCCTCCTCATGGTAGGCCTCCGCACGCACGCCCACCTCCATGCTGCAGTAAGGACACCACGTCAGTATGCAACCAGCGGTTCTCTgtctgctgcacagctgcaaTGCTGAGCTGTTACCACCGCACATCGAGTCTCTGCGAGTGTTCTGGGATACCTGTTTCTGAAGGCGTTGTTCACTATAGCCTTCAGCAGCAATCTGTCTCCCACCTGAGAAGGTCCTCTGAAGGTGAACATGTCAATGGCTCGGAGGGTGGGATGAGCCTGAGACAGACGACTGCATGCAAAGAGCACAGAGACAATAGTCCTCCGACATGCTGGCTGTGTTCAGGTTACTCACACATACAGCTTGACAGATCCTTTAATCTGGCACGAGGTCTGAACTACACTGATCAGAAtatgcaggtcaaaggtcacaatGATACATCCTATTTTTGTGAATCAAATGAAGGTAAGAATGTGAAGgaaagaagtgtttgtgactGTACCTGGCAGCGATTGTAGCTACATTCACCATCCAGGCCATGATCTGCCCTCCAAATGTATTTACCTAGTATTCAAACACAACTCATGCATGATCTGACAGTCAAATGTCTCAGCGGTATGATGACACACTGATGCACTGAACAGTcaaatatatttgtatatatcaAACAGCTGGGCCTCATTTACAAACCTGTGTGTAGGATCCCTACAAAAAGTTCAAAGGTAGATGTTTAGACACAAGCTATCCGTGTTTCGTGTTGTTTCAGAAATTGCTCTGACCCACAGCAGCAGTCAGCACGCCTCAGTTTACGCTCAGATTTAGTCAGTGTTTGGAGCTGATGTTTTGAACCAAAAAAAGgagtaaaagaaataaaatcctACTTCGTCTCCACTTCATAAAACTTCATAAAAGCCAAACGTTTTGTTTGTACCCAACAGTAAGAAACGAGGCCACGCAGGTGTTTCTGGTAACAACTGGTTCAAATTCAGTCTCCTTCAAATATTCCACGTTGTAACAGTACGAGGCACACACCAGCGAGAAACTGCCGAGTCCACTCTAGTTCAGATGGGAAACAGACATGTACAGAAACGAACTGACCTGATGGTTTGCATGTGGAGGCAGAACCAGCTCCACACTTTCCACCCGAGTCCTCTCTGCTGCCACTGCATTGGGTCCcactgagctgtcaactgatacAGAAACAAGTCAAGTCGTCCCTTTATGTGAAGAAAGTACTAATTTCAAGTTTGATAGTCATTTACTGCCAAACTGCTGTCTTTGTTAGTGACCACAGCCAACTATATCCATGGAAGCCAAAGGCTAAAGTAAAGATCAGGTCGTCAAGTCTGTGGTCAGTTCAAATGTTCTTCCCTCAGCTTTGCCGGGTtctcctcctgcctgccacCTCCTGCTTCAGCTTCCTTTGTCCTCCTCGGTAAGTGCCCGGACCATCTCCGCCTTGCCTCCCTAAGCTTGTCTTAACTTGAGTCGTCCCTCTCATATACTCATTTCATTAATCCCGGCCTCTTGTTTTTGTTAGTGCCACTGCCTCCAAATCATGGCAGCAGGTCTCAGTACCATCGTTTCAATCCTCTGTCACATATCAACCCTGAAACTGTCTTCACCTGTGCActgtctgttgctttggatggttgagcccaggtatttaaactcctTCCTATTACCTACACCTTCCCTACTCTCCCTACAGGTCTGCAAACATCACTGTTTACAGAAGGGGCTGAGAGCAGATCCCTGATGTACTCCCAGCTTGAATCCATCTGTCAGGCCTTCCAGACACCTCACCATGTCATGCACCAGCCTCACACACTTCTCCAGCACTTTTGACTTTCTCGTGTAAAACCACAGCTCCTCTCTTCTATCCTGTGCTTTCTAGATGCACAAAGACGCAGTGAAGTGAAAATACTTGCTCTCTGTGGCCGGGTGTATCACACTCACCCTGCTGCACAGACTCATTGGAAAGCAAATCCTTGATGATGTCATCGTGCACCATTCGGACCCTCCGCCTTTCAGCGGCCACGCTGTATTCAACCTGCTCCTTCTGCGTGTGAGGAACAATGGGCTTCAAGGTCACCTGTGAGGTTCAGGGTCAGGAGgtaccagacacacacacattaacacacaGGTCAGACCATGGCAGCACTAAAAGGCATGACTCTGTTTTACAAAGAGAGCTTCTGGTATGATGGTGCCCGTGTCTGTCTTtggtgctgctggctgaagtttGTCTCACTGTCATAAAGATCCtgtataaatggtaaatgtatttgtatagcgctttacttagtccctaaggaccccaaagcactttacactacattcagtcacccattcacacacacattcacacactggtgatggcaagctacattgtagccacagccaccctggggcgcactggcagaggcgaggctgccggacactggcgccaccgggccctctgaccaccaccagtaggcaacggatgaagtgtcttgcccgaggacacaacgaccgagactgtccgagccggggctcgaaccttccgattacaagacgaactgccaactcttgagccacgatcgccccgtaTAAGTGCTGAGACTCTAAGGATGGATGTGTCACAGCTTCCtctgatttaataaagaaaaacaacaaagtccTGACAGATGCTAAGGTCAAGGAAACTATCACACCATCAAACTCAGAGTCCACTTTAGGATTTTGACCTTTGGAGCTCTACATGGACAAACATCAGCCATGTGTCCCCAGCAGGTGCCCCAGGTCACGTGATCAGGGTGTGCTCGCTGTGCATCATATGATGCTGAAAACTAAAGCAGACACACGAACAGCAGCCCCCAGACTCTGAGCTCTCTCCTTCTGAGCTTCAGGTCCTTtaaccccaccccaccccctcctcaaccaatcacagcagatggccgcccctccctgagcctggttctgctggaggtttcttcctgttaaaagggagtttttccttcccactgtcgccaaagtgcttgctcatagggggtcatatgactgctgggttttctctgtgtgtattattgtagggtcgaccttacaatataaagcgccttgaggcgactgttgctgtgatttggcgccgtgtaaataacactgaattgaaaaacaacaactaaaaacTCTTTTTAGACTTGCATTTGGTTAACCTTTGTTTTTATGTCCTGGCATTGTTGTGAAGCATTTTGTGATGTTTATCTTGAACGGTTACTAGGTTACGTACTAAATTTCCTTTGAGATGcaacaacacacaaacaacatgcttttaaaTAATGATATTCATCTAGTTATCAGTAACATGGCAAATGTTCACACACTCTCCAGAGCGTCTTAATCATACATTACACTCCCAGCACCTTTTGTCCTGTGCTTGTGCGCTGGGTAACAAAGGTGGCGTAGGCATGACAAACCCTCCAATGACGATCAGAGAACAGGTCCTCACAGTTTACCTGTATGCCCACCTGAGGGGGAAGAAGTACGGGACAATACATTAAGGTAAACACACCTGTGATAAAAGCAAACGCAGCTAACTGAATGGTAGGATGTTGAATTAGTGTGGTTACAGCTCACAGTACTCATTTATGTCACACCCCTAcgcacaaaagaaaacatattagGCTTTTTATTCTGTATCATCATATTGTTATCAACTTATGTGATTAAACAAGTTGTGGTGGAAATGAGCATGCCCCCCCCACAGCCCAGTGGGCAGCTCTGATCTTTGAGTTTGCTTTACCAGTCCACACTCACAATGTTTCACTTTTATTCAACCTGCTGACGATGAAGAGGTGCAAAACACCCCAAATCTGCCAGCAGTTactttttccatgttatacttACAAACAATGATTTCATGCCTGATttcaaaaacaatgaaaggcacAAAGAACAGCAGCGTGAAGTTCACTGACCTCCATGCTGGTGTTAAAGGCTCTGTTGACCTTTGCCCTGATATTCACCACCTGACCCACGCTGAAGAAAGATGGAAAGGCGGAGTTACTACCTTCAGACCAACCCTtctatacacactcacacacacgcctCCTCTCACCTGATGGTATGCTCAAAGTGGATGTCATCCATCGAAGCAGTGACGCAGGGACTTCCAGCGTGCCTCTCAGCTGCACGTGTCGAACAGTTAGGTCATTACAACATGCACTACACGCTCACAGCTTCCAACACACACCTGTGACACACAAAGCTCACCAGAGAGGCAGGCAGTGGAGTCGATCCATTTGAGCAGCTGTCCCACGCTGAGCTCCTGCCGATGGTTGCTGTGACAGGGCATCACAATCTGACTCATTTTCACCTCTGTCGGGTTgtagttttcttcttcttcctcttcttctccatcctcttcctccaaaCAACCTGACGTTCTTGAACTCATTTGGAAAGCTGGGGGAAAGACACAAAAATTAAAGGAAAGACACTGAagctacagtactgtgcaaaagtcttgagtcgcACCtcattttcttatattttgcccCCAAAGAGCCAGACTTTGTAATCATATTTAAACCTGATACTGAACAATAGTTTTGCTCTAGtccattttcagatgaatgtctttttgtttgttcagtCACTTaaaactgacctatgaatcTTTTAGAagcattcaattcaattcagttttatttatacagcaccaaatcacagcaacagtcgcctcaaggcgctttatattgtaaggtagaccctacaataatacatacagagaaaaacccaacagtcatatgaccccctatgagcaagcactttggcgacagtgggaaggaaaaactcccttttaacaggaagaaacctccagcagaaccaggctcagggaggggcggggccatctgctgcgaccggttggggtgaaaaaggcacctaactcaggAGGTGAACCAGTGCGTCTACACACAACAGAAaatttagcaaagaaccaacTGTAAACTGATTGAGGAGCTACTGCTCAGCATTCCCAGAGTCTGCTTCCCACCCAAACATTCGTTAGGTAACCGACTGTCTAAGTGTCAGTCGATGGATCCACGTCAGCACATCATCAGTGGAAAAGAACATGCAGCACAGCTGCAtccaaataaaacacataaagagCCCTGGAACAAAGTGAACACAAGTTTAGCCATAACGCACAACGCCACACCAGACCTCCTCATATGAACGGTCAAACATGAGGATGATTCTTTACATTtgctttgcagccacaggatcCGGGC harbors:
- the LOC100702233 gene encoding acyl-coenzyme A thioesterase 11; protein product: MSSRTSGCLEEEDGEEEEEEENYNPTEVKMSQIVMPCHSNHRQELSVGQLLKWIDSTACLSAERHAGSPCVTASMDDIHFEHTISVGQVVNIRAKVNRAFNTSMEVGIQVNCEDLFSDRHWRVCHAYATFVTQRTSTGQKVTLKPIVPHTQKEQVEYSVAAERRRVRMVHDDIIKDLLSNESVQQVDSSVGPNAVAAERTRVESVELVLPPHANHQVNTFGGQIMAWMVNVATIAASRLSQAHPTLRAIDMFTFRGPSQVGDRLLLKAIVNNAFRNSMEVGVRAEAYHEEGPNRHINSAFMTFEVLDDGGKPRTLPRIRPEPLEGRRRFQEATARKKIRLDRKYIISRTQGEVPLSVPWDPTNQVYLSYNNVSALKMLAARSNWRLSCEKDQVQLYTLEQKSMLSFKIECEVDVPAHRAFDLLAELSNRPSWDSHYKKCELIQLVDDDDFIYRVVTPSVRHGAMGSPTAANQAEGMLQDFILLASKRKPCGSGDPYVIALRSVSLPTHPPTDGYNRGEVLCAGFTILETKDNMSLISYFNQASPEVLPYISTDIAGLSSSFYHTFCSCSQYLTRNRL